The Cloeon dipterum chromosome X, ieCloDipt1.1, whole genome shotgun sequence genome includes a window with the following:
- the LOC135946837 gene encoding uncharacterized protein LOC135946837 isoform X1: protein MDHAHRVGCVVGNFPTVCQDIGNCTSLTPVGSWTWPAKMQLRIRAHIFNIISLSQFILTTSLTASEECYIKSISKVNDPYWSKASLENVCIQNCNSFFSSNMDSISSKPIFREPVFEPLQESVDCFQVTRNVITTCRFKLKGLSLQQFGDLPLLHFGANGASRFEGEKYCRQHGLNFGLEDVKKIDQPNLLRIWAPSLRFAGSNLTCFVFVKKLGTYVMEQEDCRTRNTFACSLPEICHNTFCISNRKKLDSRQSKCFPNCPEPNCNDEPPEKMGYCIILIIICLLNRLLILDGLIVADGDGVRFEACGRRYVVSKAAMNFSSAAVFCCSKLMDLAGVETETEMNCLFAELTKRGQEKIQMWTSGDSEPCGKSFAWCASREMIDNNALKWNEPLEVGTKGKISVSIGAQSLEFRSEGEKTFKRALCESALQENCTNSRCLNYECSFEKEFAEKTMKGLREKISKDYMLLVGCGMAHIDVNVASFRNSFHGAYKMCCVGAGRLLTIETKEKYDCLQSFFKENGVPKNRYWIGGASLSCPSINRWCNGKDNPLIGNFVNWAKGEPSIDSRKECVYADYDNVTSTLTLGKINCKTPMLFICEHEF, encoded by the exons ATGGATCACGCTCATAGAGTCGGATGTGTTGTTGGAAATTTCCCAACCGTTTGTCAGGATATTGGCAACTGCACTTCACTCACACCAGTTGGTTCGTGGACATGGCCAGCGAAAATGCAGCTCAGAATCAGAgcacacatttttaatataatttcgcTTTCCCAATTCATCTTGACg ACCAGTCTCACTGCATCAGAAGAATGTTATATAAAGTCAATAAGCAAag TAAATGACCCTTACTGGAGTAAAGCATCCCTTGAGAATGTGTGCATTCAAAACTGCAACAGTTTCTTTTCATCGAATATGGattcaatttcatcaaagCCGATATTTCGCGAGCCTGTTTTCGAACCCTTACAGGAGTCGGTGGATTGCTTTCAAGTG ACAAGAAATGTGATTACCACCTGCAGATTCAAGC TTAAAGGCCTTTCTCTACAGCAATTCGGGGATCTACCTTTGTTGCACTTTGGAGCTAACGGAGCC TCTCGATTCGagggagaaaaatattgcagacAACACGGGCTTAATTTTGGCCTTGAGGATGTAAAAAAGATTGATCAGCCGA ATCTTTTACGGATTTGGGCGCCTTCTTTGCGATTTGCGGGGTCTAATCTCACCTGCTTCGTATTTGTGAA gAAACTCGGGACTTACGTAATGGAGCAGGAGGACTGTCGCACCAGAAATACGTTTGCTTGCAGCTTGCCCGAGATTTGTCACAACACCTTCTGCATTTCAAACCGCAAGAAACTTGACAGCAGACAATCAAAATGTTTCCCAAATTGTCCTGAACCAAACTGCAACGACGAG ccACCAGAAAAAATGGGctattgtataattttgatcattatttgtttactGAATAGATTGTTAATATTGGACGGTTTAATTGTAGCGGATGGAGATGGTGTGCGATTTGAAGCTTGTGGTCGAAGATatgttgtttcaaaagcagcg ATGAACTTTTCTTCTGCTGCAGTGTTCTGCTGCTCAAAACTCATGGACTTAGCTGGCGTGGAGACCGAAACCGAAATGAACTGTTTGTTTGCAGAGCTGACAA AACGGGGacaggaaaaaatacaaatgtgGACATCAGGCGACTCAGAACCATGTGGGAAGTCATTTGCATGGTGCGCGAGTCGAGAGATGATTGACAACAACGCTCTGAAATGGAATGAACCGTTGGAGGTTGGaacaaaaggcaaaatttcAGTGTCAATTGGAGCACAATCTTTGGAATTTCGCTCTGAAGGAGAAAAAACCTTCAAACGAGCTCTGTGCGAA AGCGCCCTCCAAGAAAACTGTACAAACTCAAGGTGCTTAAATTATGAATGTTCTTTTGAG AAAGAATTTGCGGAAAAAACGATGAAAGGACTCA gggaaaaaattagcaaagacTACATGCTGCTAGTTGGATGCGGCATGGCTCATATTGACGTTAATGTTGCCAGCTTTAGG AACTCTTTCCATGGTGCGTATAAAATGTGCTGCGTGGGTGCTGGCAGGCTCTTGACTATTGAAACAAAGGAAAAGTACGATTGTTTGCAAAGCTTTTTCAAAG aGAACGGCGTGCCTAAAAATCGCTACTGGATCGGAGGCGCCTCTTTGAGCTGTCCAAGTATCAACCGGTGGTGTAATGGAAAAGATAACCCTCTAATTGGCAATTTCGTGAACTGGGCAAAGGGGGAACCTTCAATTGACTCGAGAAAAGAGTGCGTGTATGCTGACTATGACAACGTCACGTCCACTCTCACTCTTGGAAAAATCAACTGCAAAACGCCAATGCTTTTTATATGCGAACATGAATTCTAA
- the LOC135946837 gene encoding uncharacterized protein LOC135946837 isoform X2: MDHAHRVGCVVGNFPTVCQDIGNCTSLTPVGSWTWPAKMQLRIRAHIFNIISLSQFILTTSLTASEECYIKSISKVNDPYWSKASLENVCIQNCNSFFSSNMDSISSKPIFREPVFEPLQESVDCFQVTRNVITTCRFKLKGLSLQQFGDLPLLHFGANGASRFEGEKYCRQHGLNFGLEDVKKIDQPNLLRIWAPSLRFAGSNLTCFVFVKKLGTYVMEQEDCRTRNTFACSLPEICHNTFCISNRKKLDSRQSKCFPNCPEPNCNDEPPEKMGYSDGDGVRFEACGRRYVVSKAAMNFSSAAVFCCSKLMDLAGVETETEMNCLFAELTKRGQEKIQMWTSGDSEPCGKSFAWCASREMIDNNALKWNEPLEVGTKGKISVSIGAQSLEFRSEGEKTFKRALCESALQENCTNSRCLNYECSFEKEFAEKTMKGLREKISKDYMLLVGCGMAHIDVNVASFRNSFHGAYKMCCVGAGRLLTIETKEKYDCLQSFFKENGVPKNRYWIGGASLSCPSINRWCNGKDNPLIGNFVNWAKGEPSIDSRKECVYADYDNVTSTLTLGKINCKTPMLFICEHEF, from the exons ATGGATCACGCTCATAGAGTCGGATGTGTTGTTGGAAATTTCCCAACCGTTTGTCAGGATATTGGCAACTGCACTTCACTCACACCAGTTGGTTCGTGGACATGGCCAGCGAAAATGCAGCTCAGAATCAGAgcacacatttttaatataatttcgcTTTCCCAATTCATCTTGACg ACCAGTCTCACTGCATCAGAAGAATGTTATATAAAGTCAATAAGCAAag TAAATGACCCTTACTGGAGTAAAGCATCCCTTGAGAATGTGTGCATTCAAAACTGCAACAGTTTCTTTTCATCGAATATGGattcaatttcatcaaagCCGATATTTCGCGAGCCTGTTTTCGAACCCTTACAGGAGTCGGTGGATTGCTTTCAAGTG ACAAGAAATGTGATTACCACCTGCAGATTCAAGC TTAAAGGCCTTTCTCTACAGCAATTCGGGGATCTACCTTTGTTGCACTTTGGAGCTAACGGAGCC TCTCGATTCGagggagaaaaatattgcagacAACACGGGCTTAATTTTGGCCTTGAGGATGTAAAAAAGATTGATCAGCCGA ATCTTTTACGGATTTGGGCGCCTTCTTTGCGATTTGCGGGGTCTAATCTCACCTGCTTCGTATTTGTGAA gAAACTCGGGACTTACGTAATGGAGCAGGAGGACTGTCGCACCAGAAATACGTTTGCTTGCAGCTTGCCCGAGATTTGTCACAACACCTTCTGCATTTCAAACCGCAAGAAACTTGACAGCAGACAATCAAAATGTTTCCCAAATTGTCCTGAACCAAACTGCAACGACGAG ccACCAGAAAAAATGGGctatt CGGATGGAGATGGTGTGCGATTTGAAGCTTGTGGTCGAAGATatgttgtttcaaaagcagcg ATGAACTTTTCTTCTGCTGCAGTGTTCTGCTGCTCAAAACTCATGGACTTAGCTGGCGTGGAGACCGAAACCGAAATGAACTGTTTGTTTGCAGAGCTGACAA AACGGGGacaggaaaaaatacaaatgtgGACATCAGGCGACTCAGAACCATGTGGGAAGTCATTTGCATGGTGCGCGAGTCGAGAGATGATTGACAACAACGCTCTGAAATGGAATGAACCGTTGGAGGTTGGaacaaaaggcaaaatttcAGTGTCAATTGGAGCACAATCTTTGGAATTTCGCTCTGAAGGAGAAAAAACCTTCAAACGAGCTCTGTGCGAA AGCGCCCTCCAAGAAAACTGTACAAACTCAAGGTGCTTAAATTATGAATGTTCTTTTGAG AAAGAATTTGCGGAAAAAACGATGAAAGGACTCA gggaaaaaattagcaaagacTACATGCTGCTAGTTGGATGCGGCATGGCTCATATTGACGTTAATGTTGCCAGCTTTAGG AACTCTTTCCATGGTGCGTATAAAATGTGCTGCGTGGGTGCTGGCAGGCTCTTGACTATTGAAACAAAGGAAAAGTACGATTGTTTGCAAAGCTTTTTCAAAG aGAACGGCGTGCCTAAAAATCGCTACTGGATCGGAGGCGCCTCTTTGAGCTGTCCAAGTATCAACCGGTGGTGTAATGGAAAAGATAACCCTCTAATTGGCAATTTCGTGAACTGGGCAAAGGGGGAACCTTCAATTGACTCGAGAAAAGAGTGCGTGTATGCTGACTATGACAACGTCACGTCCACTCTCACTCTTGGAAAAATCAACTGCAAAACGCCAATGCTTTTTATATGCGAACATGAATTCTAA
- the LOC135946939 gene encoding uncharacterized protein LOC135946939, with protein sequence MGYAEADGAHFETCGRRYVVSKAAMNASSAAVFCCSKIMDLAAVETENEMNCLFSVLTKRSLDKIQMWTSGDSEPCENSFAWCSSQEMVDQEVLKWSAPSEDGKKSKILVSVGAKSLEFRPESDKVYKRVLCESALKNNCKDSRCFQYKCSFEKDYMQLMAKGKRDIGEKDRRRFSGCGMAMIGVCIAVFKYSFHGSYKVCCSNNSRLLSIETKEKSDCLQDLFRINNVPPNRYWIGGASLGCPSVNRWCNGKDEPLIGGGHVTWAKDEPSNDSEKECVYADYDNVTSKFTLGKINCKTSLLFICEQEFRK encoded by the exons ATGGGCTATG cTGAAGCTGATGGCGCACACTTCGAAACCTGCGGGCGAAGATATGTTGTCTCAAAAGCGGCG ATGAACGCGTCTTCAGCTGCTGTGTTTTGCTGCTCAAAAATAATGGATTTGGCCGCCGTAGAAACCGAAAATGAAATGAACTGTTTGTTCTCCGTGTTGACAa AGCGGTCATTAGATAAAATACAAATGTGGACATCAGGCGACTCAGAGCCGTGCGAAAATTCATTTGCTTGGTGCTCAAGCCAAGAAATGGTCGACCAGGAAGTGCTAAAGTGGAGTGCGCCGTCAGAGGATgggaaaaagagcaaaattttggtATCAGTTGGAGCCAAATCTTTGGAATTCCGCCCTGAAAGCGATAAGGTGTACAAAAGGGTTCTATGCGAG AGTGCCCTAAAGAATAATTGCAAGGATTCACGATGTTTCCAATACAAATGTTCGTTTGAg AAAGATTATATGCAACTTATGGCGAAAGGAAAAA GAGATATTGGAGAAAAAGATCGCAGACGGTTTAGTGGATGCGGAATGGCTATGATTGGTGTATGTATTGCAGTATTCAAG taCTCCTTCCACGGCAGTTACAAAGTGTGCTGCTCCAATAACAGCAGACTTCTGTCCATTGAGACGAAAGAAAAGAGTGATTGTTTGCAGGACTTGTTCAGAA TTAATAACGTGCCTCCAAACCGGTATTGGATCGGAGGCGCCTCTCTGGGCTGCCCGAGTGTCAACCGATGGTGCAACGGCAAGGACGAACCCCTCATTGGGGGTGGCCACGTGACCTGGGCGAAGGACGAACCGTCCAATGATTCAGAAAAAGAATGCGTGTATGCGGACTATGATAACGTCACCTCAAAGTTTACCCtgggaaaaataaactgcaaaACGTCATTGCTATTCATATGCGAGCAGGAATTTAGAAAGTGA
- the LOC135945970 gene encoding uncharacterized protein LOC135945970 has product MNVTLAAVFCCSKFMDLAAVETEGEMTCLSAELTKRALDKIQLWTSGDTDPCENSFAWCSSKEMVNHAALKWNASSKVGPKAKIAVSVQAKSMEFHTDEGKIFKRVLCENALEKDCTESRCLKYKCTFERDLWQKTMKGNKDNLKKEFMLLSGCGMTEVNVNIAGSKNSYHAGYRLCCVGDTKFLSIETKGKHDCLLNLFKEKNVPSNRYWLGGASLSCPSVNRWCNSLDEPLIGNHVTWAAGEPSIDSSKECVYMDYDNITSTFTLGKANCKTLMFFICVAE; this is encoded by the exons GCTGCTGTATTCTGCTGCTCCAAATTCATGGACTTAGCCGCAGTGGAAACCGAAGGCGAAATGACCTGTTTGTCTGCTGAGCTGACAA AGCGGGCATTGGATAAAATTCAACTGTGGACTTCAGGCGACACAGACCCCTGCGAAAACTCGTTTGCCTGGTGTTCCAGCAAAGAAATGGTCAACCACGCGGCTCTAAAGTGGAATGCATCTTCAAAGGTCGGGCCAAAAGCCAAAATCGCGGTATCAGTTCAGGCCAAATCTATGGAATTTCATACTGATGAgggaaagatttttaaaagagttttGTGCGAG AATGCCCTTGAAAAAGATTGTACTGAATCCCGATGTCTCAAATACAAATGCACCTTTGAG AGAGACTTGTGGCAGAAAACGATGAAAGGAAACA AGGACAATCTAAAAAAGGAATTCATGCTGTTATCTGGTTGTGGGATGACAGAGGTCAACGTTAATATTGCCGGCAGCAAG aactCTTATCACGCTGGCTATAGATTATGCTGCGTGGGTgataccaaatttttatcaatagaGACGAAGGGAAAGCATGACTGTTtactaaatttgtttaaag AAAAAAACGTTCCCTCTAACCGGTATTGGTTAGGAGGTGCGTCTCTAAGCTGCCCAAGTGTCAACCGGTGGTGTAACAGCTTAGACGAACCTCTCATTGGCAACCATGTGACCTGGGCAGCGGGTGAACCTTCAATTGACTCGAGCAAAGAGTGCGTGTATATGGACTATGACAACATCACTTCTACGTTCACCCTCGGAAAAGCCAACTGCAAAActttaatgtttttcatttgtgtGGCAGAATAA